The Desulfobaculum xiamenense DNA segment CGCCTGCGCCGCCCATGATAAGGGCACCTGCGATCTGGCCACCTGCCTCGATCTCAGGCTCTCGGGGCATGACCTCGCACAAGCGCTCGGCAACGCCGTTGACGCCAAGGACCACTCCACCCACACCCATTCGGAAGAGGTCGCCGCCGTCAGCCGCATCCTCGCCCGCGAACTGGGCATGAGCTCCGACGAGATCGAGACCATCCACATCGCCGGACACCTGCACGACATCGGCAAGATCGGCATCCCGGACGACATCCTGCGCAAGCCCGGGCCGCTGACGCCCGAGGAATGGCTTGTGATCAAGCGCCACCCCACCATCGGCGCGGACATCGTCCAGCCCATCAGAGGCCTCGCCCCGCGAAACGGCATCGCGGGCATCATCCGCCACCACCACGAGCGGTGGGACGGTTCCGGCTATCCCCGCGGACTGGCCGGGCACGCCATCCCCGTGGGCGCACGGGTCATCGCCGTGGCGGACAGCCTTTCGGCCATGCTCCAACATCGCCCCTACTGCCGTCCCAAGACCTTCGAGCAGGCGCTGGCGGACATTCGCCGCCTCTGCGGAGTGCACTACGACCCGGAAATCGTCGCAGCCATGGACCGCGGCCGCGGCAACATCGCCATGACCTTCTCGACCATGCGCCGCACGCACGTAGCGCCGCGCATCCACATTCACGGCCTTGCGCCCAAAACCAACCATTTCCACACGGAGCACGCATCATGACGCTTTGCAGATCCAGCATTTCCTCCAAGACCTCGGCCCGTTCCCTCTTCTCCGGCTTTACGCGTACCCTCGGCACGGACCGCGACGCCGAGCGCCAGAGCATGGACCGCAGCGAGAAATCGCAGCCCGAGACGCACACCGAAAACCGTTAGCCTCACGTGGAACACCCGCGCAGGGGCTGGCGCACCGGGACCGCTCCATGCTAGGCCTGTGGCCGACGCGCAACGCGCCACAGGGAGGACTCATGACACGCAAGATATTTGTCACCGGCGGCTGCCGCAGCGGCAAGAGCGCCTACGCCCAGCGCTTCGCCGAGGCCGCCGGACCGCGACGCGCCTACCTCGCCACCTCGCAGGCGCTGGACGACGAGATGCGCGAACGCATCCGCATCCATCAGGACAGCCGAGGCGAGGGATGGCGCACCGTGGAGGAACCCCTCGCCGTGGCCGAGACGCTCGCCGCAGCCGCCACCGAGGCCGACGTGGTGCTTCTGGACTGCATCACCCTGTGGATCACCAACTGCCTCATGGCGGACATGGACGACGCGAAAATCCTCGCCCGCGCCGACGAGCTGGCCGATGCCATCGCCGCCGCCCCCTGCGCCGTGGCCGTGGTATCCAACGAAGTGGGCAGCGGCATCGTACCCGACAACGCCCTCGCCCGCCGCTTCCGCGACCTCGCCGGTGCCGTAAACCAGCGCATGGCCACACAGGCAGACACGGTGATCCTCTGCGTCAGCGGCATCCCGCTGGCCGTGAAGGGCAGCCTGCCGCTCTAGCCGACGCTGGCAGCAACACATTTCCCTATTCCGGCACAACGAAAGCGAAAGGCCCCAGTCGACAGTATCGACCGGGGCCTTTCGCTTTCATGGGTTCGGTGCCCACAGGAAAAGGCACAGACACGTCAACCATGCGCGCATGGCGAGACCTCGACCCGGTTCCGGCCATGCTGCTTTGCTCCATACAGGGCCTCGTCCGCACATTTGACGAAATCCTCGACGGACATTCCAGACGAAAATTGCGCGACACCAAGACTGATGGTGACCGGCCGCTCGCCCCCGACGCATTCGGGCTGGTTCGACTCGACGATCGACCGAAACCGCTCCGCCATCATGGTTGCCTGTTCGAGGGTGGTCTGCGGGGAGACGATGATGAACTCCTCGCCGCCCCAGCGCCCGATCCGGTCCGCGTCCCGCTTGTGCCCTGCGATGAGTCCGGTGATATGGACGATCACCTTGTCGCCGACGTCATGCCCGAATGTGTCGTTGATGGCCTTGAAGGTGTCGATGTCGCACAGAATCAGGCTGAGCGGATTCCCGTACCGCTCGAACTGTTCCCTCTCGCGCTTGAGCGTCTCCTCGATCTTGCGTCGGTTATATATCCCCGTCAGATGGTCCCTGATCGCCATATCCTTCATTTCCACCAGCATGTCGGACTGAACGTCCATGAAATACTCAAGCTCGGCCAAAAGCCTGCGCCCTATCATGTGCTGGATGGAATACATGAGGAAAATAGTCAAGATGATGGTCAGGATGTTGATGACCGCATCCGGCGAATGCGCGGAGAAGTATTCCGGGATGTCGTCGCCGACAAAGGCGCAATAGAATCGGAACATGTAGAGAATGGAAAACAGCACGTACGTGATCCCTGCGAACATGCAATGCCTGTGGTGTCCGCCATCCGAAGGCCGGAGAAAGACGAAAGCGATGTGGCAGAAGATCGGCAGGACCATACCTGAAAACAGCATAGTCCGCACACGGATATCCGGCACAGCATAGGTGAAGTACGAATAGGCGACCAGAAAGACCGCCGAATAGACGCAATACGGCGAGCGCAGAATGTCGCGCCCCGTGAATCTCCCGGCACCGAAGGCGACGGCGACGATGCCCGCGAACATGCAGGCGTTCGCGAGAATGATGGAAAACAGTTGCGGGATGAGGGGGCGAAACAGGGCGAGAGTGATCCCCGCCGAAAGCAGCACGAAATTGGCCAGGAAGTATTTCACGCCGTCAAAGCGCTTTGCGCTGACCTTGACCGTCAGCACCATCAGGCCCGCGCAGGCGTAATTGACGAGAACAAGAATGGCGAGGATGGTCCTCATGTCGAAATCTGGCAATAGTCCCCCTTGTGCGGATGCGGCAGCATGTGCCGTACGGGCAAAGCAGCCGGACGATACCGGAAAAGGACACGACTTGCATCCCGAATCCGCTGGGGTGGCCCTGTGTGCGAGAAACGGCGTGATGGAGCGGGCCGCCCTTTCGCGAGGGGCTGGAGATGAGGATGACACTACATGATGTAGTGTCATTTGTAGTGTCAAACGAAAAAGGCCAGCCCTTGCGGACTGGCCTTTGTGGTGTCTGATGGAGCCCATAAGCAGAATTGAACTGCTGACCTCATCCTTACCAAGGATGCGCTCTACCAACTGAGCTATATGGGCATAGTCGCTGTCATCATTGGGGTTTTGGCCTCGACCATGCGAGGCGCGACAGCGTGAAATCTCGAAAAAGGCGAGCCGGCTTTCGCTGGCCCGCCCCTGTTCGCGTCGTGGTCGGGATGAGAGGATTTGAACCTCCGGCCCCTTGAACCCCATTCAAGTGCGCTCCCAGGCTGCGCTACATCCCGACGTGCTTTTCAAGTGCCGCTCTCAAGCGGCGAGAAAGACAATTAGAGGCCAACGCCCGAAATGTCAACGCCCTCCGCATCTTTTTTTGCTTTTTTCTTCGCAATTCCCTGTCGCGGCTATAAAAAAGCCCCCCACAAGCGGCCTCTCGCAAGGAGAACGCACACTCTGGGGGGCTTGTCAGGCAATCAAATCGGCAGGTTAGGCGACCAAAGCGCCCCGCCTCGCCAGAAGCCTAGGCCGAGGCAGTGCCGCAGACCGCGCCGGTCGCGCTGGCGGCCTCGCGCTCGCGCTTGCAATTGACGATGCTCATGGCCGCGTCGAGGGCGCTTTCGAGGCTGGAGTGGATGCCGTCCGGGCCCAGCATGCCCGCCACATTGCAGGCCTCCAAGGTACCACGCTGCTCGTCCGTGGCGGCCAGCACGGCGCGCACACCGGCGTCACGGAGCTTTTCGAGCATCTCGCTCAGGGCAAACACGGCGGAGATGTCCATGAACGGCGCGCCGGTGCAGTTAACCACCACCACGCGCGTGCCGAGCAGACGGTCCACCTTGTCCTGCATAAGCGAGGAGGTGCCGAAGAAGAACGCGCCACTGATGGTGATGACGCGCACCTGCATGTCGCTGGCTGCGATGGCGGTCTTCTCCATGTCGCGCTCGTTGTCGGCCGGGTCCATGCCCGTCACCTTGATGCTGGTCTGGCGAGCGATGCGGTAGGTCAGCATGAGGCAGGCCAGCGCCACGCCAACGCCCACCGCCACGATGAGGTCGACGAACACGGTGATGCCGAACACGGCGAACATGACCAGCAGGTCCTGCCGGGGAGCCTTGCGTACGAGGCGCAGCAGGCGGTAGTCGAGAATGTCCACGCCCACCTTGACCAGAATGCCTGCCAGAACGGCCAGCGGGATGCTCGACGTCAGCGGGCCGAGGCCGAGCAGCACGGCCAGTAGGAACAGGGCATGCACCACGCCGGACAGGCGGGTGGTGCCGCCGGCCTTGATGTTGACCACGGTACGCATGGTTGCGCCGGCACCGGGCAGGCCGCCCACCAGCGAGGCCATCATGTTGCCGATGCCCTGACCGATGAGCTCACGGTTGGAGTCGTGATGCTCCTTGGTCAGCGAGTCGGCGACGATGGAGGTCAAAAGCGTGTCGATGGTGCCCAGCACGGCCAGCGCGAGGGCGAGAGTGACGATGCGGCTCCACTGCTCGGCAGGCATGCCGGGCAGATGGATCTGCGGCAGGCCCGAAGGAATGGCGCCGATGGTCGCCACAGGCATATCCGTGGCGTAGGCGGCCACGCTCATGACGATAAGCGCGATGAGCGGAGACGGCACCACGCGCGAAATGCGGGCCGGAGTCAGAAACACGATGGCCATGGTGGCCACGGCCAGTCCCAGCGCGTAGGGGTTCAGGTTGGCAAGGGCC contains these protein-coding regions:
- a CDS encoding HD-GYP domain-containing protein, which codes for MKNTCPVAGCPGIACAAHDKGTCDLATCLDLRLSGHDLAQALGNAVDAKDHSTHTHSEEVAAVSRILARELGMSSDEIETIHIAGHLHDIGKIGIPDDILRKPGPLTPEEWLVIKRHPTIGADIVQPIRGLAPRNGIAGIIRHHHERWDGSGYPRGLAGHAIPVGARVIAVADSLSAMLQHRPYCRPKTFEQALADIRRLCGVHYDPEIVAAMDRGRGNIAMTFSTMRRTHVAPRIHIHGLAPKTNHFHTEHAS
- the cobU gene encoding bifunctional adenosylcobinamide kinase/adenosylcobinamide-phosphate guanylyltransferase, which codes for MTRKIFVTGGCRSGKSAYAQRFAEAAGPRRAYLATSQALDDEMRERIRIHQDSRGEGWRTVEEPLAVAETLAAAATEADVVLLDCITLWITNCLMADMDDAKILARADELADAIAAAPCAVAVVSNEVGSGIVPDNALARRFRDLAGAVNQRMATQADTVILCVSGIPLAVKGSLPL
- a CDS encoding GGDEF domain-containing protein, with the protein product MRTILAILVLVNYACAGLMVLTVKVSAKRFDGVKYFLANFVLLSAGITLALFRPLIPQLFSIILANACMFAGIVAVAFGAGRFTGRDILRSPYCVYSAVFLVAYSYFTYAVPDIRVRTMLFSGMVLPIFCHIAFVFLRPSDGGHHRHCMFAGITYVLFSILYMFRFYCAFVGDDIPEYFSAHSPDAVINILTIILTIFLMYSIQHMIGRRLLAELEYFMDVQSDMLVEMKDMAIRDHLTGIYNRRKIEETLKREREQFERYGNPLSLILCDIDTFKAINDTFGHDVGDKVIVHITGLIAGHKRDADRIGRWGGEEFIIVSPQTTLEQATMMAERFRSIVESNQPECVGGERPVTISLGVAQFSSGMSVEDFVKCADEALYGAKQHGRNRVEVSPCAHG
- a CDS encoding SulP family inorganic anion transporter, translated to MKVSYPISALRGDIFGGLTAGIIALPLALAFGVASGGGAAAGLYGAIALGLFAAIFGGTRTQVSGPTGPMTVVTASAIAAFTGDFQAVILVILLSGFLQVLFGLFRLGGFVKFIPYPVISGFMNGIGVIILLLQIQPLLGSASACSPLAAAMGLPQALANLNPYALGLAVATMAIVFLTPARISRVVPSPLIALIVMSVAAYATDMPVATIGAIPSGLPQIHLPGMPAEQWSRIVTLALALAVLGTIDTLLTSIVADSLTKEHHDSNRELIGQGIGNMMASLVGGLPGAGATMRTVVNIKAGGTTRLSGVVHALFLLAVLLGLGPLTSSIPLAVLAGILVKVGVDILDYRLLRLVRKAPRQDLLVMFAVFGITVFVDLIVAVGVGVALACLMLTYRIARQTSIKVTGMDPADNERDMEKTAIAASDMQVRVITISGAFFFGTSSLMQDKVDRLLGTRVVVVNCTGAPFMDISAVFALSEMLEKLRDAGVRAVLAATDEQRGTLEACNVAGMLGPDGIHSSLESALDAAMSIVNCKREREAASATGAVCGTASA